The DNA region TGAGAATACGCTGTGTTTGGGGAATGCCATGGGATACGCAGCCGGGGCATAACATTTGGAATGCGTGCAAGACCACTACTTTTCCCCGCAAGCTCTCCAGGCTCAAAGCTGCGTCGGTGTTGAACCATCGCGTGGTGTGCCACGCGGGCGCATGCATGCGCGCGGGCGCGAGAAAGGAATTGCTGGTGTGCATCGTGAGTTGTTGGATGAAACCGCGTTTCTTTCCCTAACAGATTATGTCCGTGAATATAGAGGTTGCCACAAAATCTGTCATGAACTTCTGAACGCCGAAATTTGGCTCAACGACAAGCGCCCGGGCCAGCGCCTTGCCTAACGGGCGCCCGGTGGCAAGTGCGTGCAACATGGCGTGCTCGCCCGTAGTCAATGGTCTTAATTCGATCGCATGGTCACGGCGGCTCACCAGCACAAGTTGCGTCCCTTCATCGAGAGACACGGTATCGTCTCCCGCATAGTCTGGCTGGCTCACGTGCCATATACGGGCGATGGGGTAAATGGACTCCACCAAGCGCGCGGCAGGACTCAAAGTAAAGCGCAGCGCAGGTAGCCGGTCCGCGCTGAATTCGGCGAGCCGCGACAAGTCCAGAGGTTTGGCATCGGCGGCATGGAAGACACGATGCACGGCCCACTCCAGCCGTGCAACATCGGCAAGATAGGGCAAGCCTCGCGCGGGAGGAAACGCGGCGAGGAAAGCGCCGAATTCCTCGCCATAATCATGCAAGTCTCCGGAGTCCGAGAAAGACTGTTTAGCGAAAAGCCTGGCGG from Betaproteobacteria bacterium includes:
- a CDS encoding DUF2063 domain-containing protein: MLWLRDLQEQFTQALFSGVDAPIENVIEAGSLDPSARLGIYRNNVLGNYRNALRDTYPVILRLVGDEFFNAAARLFAKQSFSDSGDLHDYGEEFGAFLAAFPPARGLPYLADVARLEWAVHRVFHAADAKPLDLSRLAEFSADRLPALRFTLSPAARLVESIYPIARIWHVSQPDYAGDDTVSLDEGTQLVLVSRRDHAIELRPLTTGEHAMLHALATGRPLGKALARALVVEPNFGVQKFMTDFVATSIFTDIIC